Below is a genomic region from Pseudomonas svalbardensis.
CGTCGCGGTGGGCGACAGCAGCAGGCTTTCGTAAACCGGATTGCCCGCCCCAAGCCCTTCAACGGCGGAGGCTACGGCGCGCTGGTTCGGCGTTTGGCCGAGGCTGGCGAAGGTCGTGTCGTTGCGCTCGATACTCAATTGAATGCCGGTGGCGGCGTAATCGAGGCTGCCACCAATGAACAGATAGTTGGGCAGCACCGCGCCGAACTGACCTTGAATACCGCCGGCCGCTTGCAGGATGTTGTACTGATGACCGAGCAGGCTTTGCACTTGTTGAGTGCTGAGCAAGGTCGGGCTGTTTTCCAGTGACAGGCTGACGGTCGCGCCGCTGACCGTGGCCGTGCCGCCCGCGACGATCCGGTCACTCTCGGTCGGCGACAGCTCCACCTCGTAGGTCGAACCCGGCGCAAACGTGACGTCGCCGCTGACCTGCAAGGTGCCAATGGAATTGCCGGGTGCCACCGTAGCGCCGCGGTTGGCGGTCAGTGCACCGACGCGTCCCGACCCACCCAGCGTGCCGCTGTCATTGACGGTCACATTTGATGCCAGCGAACCGTTGACCGACAACAGACCGCCATTCACCGTGGTCGGCCCGCGATAAGTGCTGTTGCCGGTCAGCATCAGGCGTCCGACACCGGACTTGATCAGGTTGCCTTCGTAGACCCGACTGGAGGCTGCGAGATCGCGGGCCGTGCCGATCGCATAGTCGGTCTGATCCTGCTGACTGGCACCAACCGGTACACCGTTCTCCCAACCTTTGCTCTTCAGTGTCTGTTGCCAGGCACTGTGTTCCGCCGCGTCTTCGCTCTGACGCTGAATCAGCGCCTTGTCGGTGATGTTGTTGCTCCAGACATCGCTCTGCCCTGCCCCCAGGTTTGCGTCGAAACGTCCGAGTAATTGCCCCGGCCCGTGCATCGCCCGTTCTAGGTTGGCGACGCCCCAGCCATCACGGGTATTCGGCGCCTCGGTGATCGAACCGTCGAGTTGGGTGGCAGTGGTCAGCAGGGTTTCCAGCGCCTGCTGGTTGTTCATGTACGGATAGCGTTCCATCACCAGCGCCAAGGCACCGGTGGCATGCGGCGCGGACATGGAGGTGCCGGACTTGATCGCATAGCCAGCGCCGGGAATGGTGCTGTCGATCTTCGCGCCGGGCGTGGTGATGCACCAATACTTGGCGATCCCGCACTGGTTGTATTTCTGCTGGTTGCCTTGATCCAGCCCCGACACCGCCAGCCAGTGGCCTTCCAGGTCCGGCTCAAAATACGGCAAGGCAGAACGCACGCTGGCGTTGGGGTAACCGCTGTTACCGGCGCTGAACACGTTGATCACGCCGCGTCGGGAAACGTCTGCAGCCTCATCGAGCCAGGTGCCTTTGTTCCAGTGCTGGGCGTAGGCCGCATGCAGATCGTCGAGGGTCCGATAGCTGACACCCGGTGGTTGGCTGCCCCAGCTGTTGTTGATCGCTCGCACACCGGCATCCGCCAACGCGTTATAGACCGCTTTGAAGTAGCGTGGATCAGGGTTGGGGCCGAACAGGAAGCTGTCGTTCTTGTTGGTGTTGCCAACGTAGACCTGCGCGTTGTAGGCCACGCCGTGCATGCCCGAGCCATCGCGGGAAGCGCCGATGGTGCCGGCGACGTGCGTGCCATGGGAGTCGTTGTTGACGTTGAGTGTGCCATCGACATTGAACTGGGAGCCGTCAACGTAACGGCCGCTGGCGGTCACCGCGTGGTAACGGTCGGTGGCGAATTCGGGATGGGCAGCATCGAAGCCTGAATCGAGCTCGCCGATTTTCACGCCTTTGCCAGTGATGCCGGCGGCGTAGGCTTGATCGGCTTGCATGCGGGCGAGTCCCCAGTCGCGCTGGAACTCCGCCGAGCGCCAACTGGCGGCATCTCCAGGCACGCCGGTTTCCAGGTAAGCGGCTTGCACCGAGACGGGCATTGCTGACACCAGGAGTAATAGCGTGCCGACCGACATCGGCTTGATCTGTACGTCCATGTTCATGACTACTCGCTTTTTTGGCGTTTTTAGAATTCTGGTTGCCCAAAACGGGCAGCAACGCATCTCCCTGCAGCAGCTGGCGCAGCCTGCGTTCGGCTGCGTAGCAGTCGCCATCCGGTCTATCTGACAAACCGTATTGTCAGGTTTTACGACTGCTTCGCAGCCGAACGCAGGCTTCGCCAGCTGCTACAGTTTTAACTCATTAACTCCTCGGGCCTTGGCCGAACGCCTCGTCAACCCTGGCCAAATCCTGCTCATTCAACGTCCCGGCGTAGTA
It encodes:
- the eprS gene encoding autotransporter serine peptidase EprS; this translates as MDVQIKPMSVGTLLLLVSAMPVSVQAAYLETGVPGDAASWRSAEFQRDWGLARMQADQAYAAGITGKGVKIGELDSGFDAAHPEFATDRYHAVTASGRYVDGSQFNVDGTLNVNNDSHGTHVAGTIGASRDGSGMHGVAYNAQVYVGNTNKNDSFLFGPNPDPRYFKAVYNALADAGVRAINNSWGSQPPGVSYRTLDDLHAAYAQHWNKGTWLDEAADVSRRGVINVFSAGNSGYPNASVRSALPYFEPDLEGHWLAVSGLDQGNQQKYNQCGIAKYWCITTPGAKIDSTIPGAGYAIKSGTSMSAPHATGALALVMERYPYMNNQQALETLLTTATQLDGSITEAPNTRDGWGVANLERAMHGPGQLLGRFDANLGAGQSDVWSNNITDKALIQRQSEDAAEHSAWQQTLKSKGWENGVPVGASQQDQTDYAIGTARDLAASSRVYEGNLIKSGVGRLMLTGNSTYRGPTTVNGGLLSVNGSLASNVTVNDSGTLGGSGRVGALTANRGATVAPGNSIGTLQVSGDVTFAPGSTYEVELSPTESDRIVAGGTATVSGATVSLSLENSPTLLSTQQVQSLLGHQYNILQAAGGIQGQFGAVLPNYLFIGGSLDYAATGIQLSIERNDTTFASLGQTPNQRAVASAVEGLGAGNPVYESLLLSPTATSAQQAFQQLSGEIYPALGSVLINDSRYLRDAVGERLVDAQGTQSNGWIKALGAWGKTDERHDTAGYTTSIGGLLAGVDGALDEQTRIGLVTGYSDSSVSMGSGTHSSAKVDSYHLGAYAGRESGAWRLSAGGAYSWHRADVKRDLQYGDVSAKQKAKVDAGTTQVFGEAAYRLNLQPLALEPFANLAYVHLDTEGFTEKGDAAALKSSGDTRDAVLSTLGVRALKTVNLSGQQKLDLSGSLGWQHNLSHTDSEGHLAFASGSTPFSVESSPMVRDAALVGAHASLALSRDIRLNLDYTGQLASREKSHGVGLSLNWQF